The Merismopedia glauca CCAP 1448/3 genomic sequence GCATGACCTTTAATACTTTCAGGATGCTCTGGTGAGCCTAATATATCTAGTAAAATCGGCACGGCGGGCTTGCCAATCCGAGCTAAAGCTCCGGCAGATGAGCCTTTAACTACTGTATCTTCGTCCGTTAGGAAAGCTTCTAGTAAAATAGGGATAGCTGTCGGATCGGCGATCAGGGTCAGGGTTTTCGCCGCAGCGCGTCTGACAACGGGATTGGTGTGGCTTTTCAGTGCTTGTAGTAAAAAAGGAGTTGCAGGTTCTCCAATTTCCCCTAAAGTCTCGGCAAACCGCAGCCGCACCATCCCTCTAGGATCTGCCATTCCTTCAACTACCATTCGGTTGAGGATTTCACGATTATTAGTATCGAAGGTATCGAGTGTAATTTGGTCAGTTACCATTTCGATCAGAGCATCGTTATCTGCCTGACGCTCTTCCACCGACTTAGTTTCCCAGTTGAGGGCGTTACTCATTATCAATTCCCGATCGCTTAATTAGTTAGACTGAGAGCAGATTGGCGATCGCGCAGTGCTTGAAGCATAGTGTCAATCTTGGTAAGTTCTGGCTCTAGTTGGTTAGTGGCTACTGCCTTGGTGACTTTAGCTTTTTGTGCCATT encodes the following:
- a CDS encoding HEAT repeat domain-containing protein, whose product is MSNALNWETKSVEERQADNDALIEMVTDQITLDTFDTNNREILNRMVVEGMADPRGMVRLRFAETLGEIGEPATPFLLQALKSHTNPVVRRAAAKTLTLIADPTAIPILLEAFLTDEDTVVKGSSAGALARIGKPAVPILLDILGSPEHPESIKGHAAWALAFIGSEASEYLYEALNSDSVDVRCAVVGAIAHVAQERADEKSCQVLVSALSDPAAVIRTEAAAALAQLNYPPAVPHLIAALQDPDGEVRKAAVTSLGKIGASAALEPLKACLKDDLESIRLLAKLAISQIENR